A region from the Apteryx mantelli isolate bAptMan1 chromosome 40, bAptMan1.hap1, whole genome shotgun sequence genome encodes:
- the ACHE gene encoding acetylcholinesterase, whose protein sequence is MQPSAWGQAAGALTLLLLLLLLLSRAPADAEELVAQTEAGPVRGVRVPVGSGHVTAFLGIPYAEPPLGRLRFQRPRAPRPWSGVLDASAYRHACYQYVDTMYPGFGGSEMWNPNREMSEDCLYLNVWVPSPRPRNASVLVWIYGGGFYSGAASLDVYDGRYLAHAEKVVLVSMNYRVGAFGFLALPGHPEAPGNVGLLDQRLALRWVQSNIRFFGGDAGAVTLFGESAGAASVGMHLLSPASRPLFRRAVLQSGSPNGPWATVGAAEGRRRAALLAKLVGCGGGGGGGGNDTELLGCLRAKEPQELIDKEWSVLPHQGIFRFAFVPVVDGDFLADTPEALLSAGGRPEAQVLLGAVQDEGTYFLVYGAPGFGKDNESLISREEFLGGVRLGVPHANELAAEAVVLQYTDWLDQDNPVKNREALDDIVGDHNVVCPLMHFALRWAERGGTVFAYLFDHRASNMLWPPWMGVPHGYEIEFVFGQPLDPSLNYTAEEEQLSRRIMRYWGNFARTGDPNEPSERERRWPSYTAAGQRYARLNARPLAVAQGLRAQACAFWTRFLPKLLNVTDNIEEAERQWRLEFHRWSSYMMRWKSQFDHYSRQDRCAEL, encoded by the exons ATGCAGCCGTCGGCGTGGGGCCAGGCAGCTGGGGCgctgaccctgctgctgctgctgctgctgctgctgagccggGCGCCGGCGGACGCCGAGGAGCTGGTGGCGCAGACCGAAGCGGGTCCGGTGCGGGGCGTGAGGGTGCCGGTGGGTTCCGGCCACGTCACGGCCTTCTTGGGCATCCCTTACGCCGAGCCGCCCTTGGGACGCCTGCGTTTCCAACGGCCCCGGGCGCCGAGGCCTTGGAGCGGGGTGCTGGACGCCTCGGCGTACCGCCACGCTTGCTACCAGTACGTGGACACCATGTACCCGGGCTTCGGCGGCTCCGAGATGTGGAACCCCAACCGGGAGATGAGCGAGGATTGCCTCTACCTCAACGTCTGGGTgccctcgccccggccccgcaACGCCTCGGTGCTGGTGTGGATCTACGGCGGCGGCTTCTACAGCGGCGCCGCCTCGCTGGACGTCTACGACGGGCGCTACCTGGCCCACGCCGAGAAGGTGGTGTTGGTCTCCATGAACTACCGGGTGGGAGCTTTCGGCTTCCTGGCGCTGCCGGGTCACCCCGAAGCTCCGGGCAACGTGGGTCTCCTGGACCAACGGTTGGCGTTGCGTTGGGTGCAGAGCAACATCCGCTTCTTCGGCGGCGACGCCGGGGCCGTCACCCTCTTCGGCGAGAGCGCCGGCGCCGCCTCGGTGGGCATGCACTTGCTGTCGCCCGCCAGCCGGCCCCTCTTCCGCCGCGCCGTGCTGCAGAGCGGCTCGCCCAACGGGCCCTGGGCCACGGTGGGGGCCGCCGAGGGCCGCCGGCGGGCCGCGCTGCTGGCCAAGCTGgtgggctgcggcggcggcggcggcggcggcggcaacgaCACGGAGCTGCTGGGTTGCCTGCGGGCCAAGGAGCCGCAGGAGCTCATCGACAAGGAGTGGTCGGTGCTGCCCCACCAGGGCATCTTCCGCTTCGCCTTCGTGCCCGTGGTGGACGGGGACTTCCTCGCCGACACCCCCGAGGCGCTGCTGAGCGCCGGGGGCCGGCCCGaagcccaggtgctgctgggggcCGTGCAGGACGAGGGCACCTATTTCTTGGTGTACGGGGCGCCGGGTTTCGGCAAGGACAACGAGAGCCTCATCAGCCGGGAGGAGTTCCTGGGCGGCGTGCGCCTAGGGGTGCCCCACGCCAACGAGCTGGCGGCCGAGGCCGTGGTGCTGCAGTACACGGACTGGCTGGACCAGGACAACCCCGTGAAGAACCGGGAGGCGTTGGACGACATCGTGGGCGACCACAACGTGGTTTGTCCCCTGATGCACTTCGCCCTGCGCTGGGCCGAGCGGGGCGGCACCGTCTTCGCCTACCTCTTCGACCACCGGGCTTCCAACATGCTGTGGCCCCCCTGGATGGGGGTGCCCCACGGCTACGAGATCGAGTTCGTCTTCGGGCAGCCCCTCGACCCCAGCCTCAACTACACGGCCgaggaggagcagctcagccgGAGGATCATGCGCTACTGGGGCAACTTTGCCCGCACCGG GGACCCCAACGAGCCGTCGGAGCGGGAGCGGCGGTGGCCGTCCTAcacggcggcggggcagcgctaCGCCCGCCTCAACGCCCGGCCCCTGGCCGTGGCCCAGGGCCTCCGCGCCCAGGCCTGCGCCTTCTGGACCCGCTTCCTCCCCAAGCTGCTCAACGTCACCG ATAACATCGAGGAGGCCGAGCGGCAGTGGCGCCTGGAGTTTCACCGCTGGAGCTCCTACATGATGCGCTGGAAGAGTCAGTTCGACCACTACAGCCGCCAGGACCGGTGTGCCGAGCTCTGA